In Mycolicibacterium gadium, the genomic window CTGAGCGCACACGCCACGTCCCCGGTTCGCGCGTTGGCTGCCTCGTTGGACGATCCGACGGCCGCGACCACAACACCAAGGCCCTCCTCGTCCGGCGACACCCCGGTCTCGGACAGCCGCTGCCGCAACACGGAGAGCAGGGCGGGATCCTCCCCGAGCACCTCGGCCTGGTCGACCCGCGCCTTCGACTGCTCGATCATCTCCGGGATGTCGACCCGCGCGTGATACGCGTCGGCCAGCAGGAACGGCACCACGACGCCATCGGGAAGGCCGGTCAGCACGTCACGCAGGTTCGGGTCGGTCTTCTCCAGGAACGCGGCCCGCACGTCGAGCCAGGGCCGCAGCCGCCGGATGCGGCCCGCAACGGCATGCGTCACCGCGGCCGACCGCGGGTCGACGCTGCCGTGTGCCGCCAGGACGAGTGTCGGGCGGCCGATGGGAGCCGGAACCGTCACGACGCGTGCAGTCCGCATTCCGTCTTCGTCTGGCCCGCCCAGCGACCGCTGCGCGGATCGGCGCCCTCGACGGGCTTCGCGGTGCACGGTGCGCAGCCGATCGACGGATAGCCCTCGAAAACCAGGGGGTTGACGAGCACATCGTTGGCGTCGATGTACGCCTGCATGTCCTCGTCGGACCACGCCGCGATCGGGTTGATCTTCACCAATCCGAAAGCCTTGTCCCAGCTGATAAGTGGCGCGTTGGCACGCGTAGGCGCCTCGACGCGGCGGATGCCGGTAACCCATGCCGAGTATCCGCGCAACGCCTTGGACAGCGGCTCGACCTTGCGCATCCGGCAGCACTCACTGGGCTCGCGGGCGAACAGATCCTTGCCGAACAACTCGTCCTGCTTGGCGACACTGTTCTCCGGCGTGACGTTGACGACGTTGATGTCATAGACCGCCTCGACCGCGTCACGGGTGCCGATGGTCTCGACGAAGTGGTAACCGGTATCGAGGAACAGCACGTCGACGCCCGGTCGTACCTTCGCGGCCATATCGACGAGGACGGCGTCCTGCATGTTCGACGCGACGACGTAGTTGCCGCCGAAGTTCTCGTCGGTCCAGCGCAGCAGTTCGTCGGCGTTCGCACCCTCGAGTTCCGCCGCGCCGCGTTCTGCCAACGCGATCAGGTCGACCTCATTCAAAAGATCCGTCATCGCAAATCCGCCTCGTCTGCTCGTACCGCCCACGTAGCGAAACGCTCGCCGGCCTCGCGATGTTTCACGAAGTTGCGAACGACCCGTTCGATGTAGTCAGCCAGCTCGGTCGAGAGCACCTTGTGCTGGCGCAACTTGCGGCCGAACCCGCTGTCCAGGCCGAGACTTCCCCCGAGGTGGACCTGGAAACCCTCCTCGGGACCATCGCCGTCGTCGACCATCTGGCCCTTGAACCCGATGTCGGCCACCTGGATGCGCGCGCACGAGTTCGGGCAGCCGTTGATGTTGACGGTGATCGGCACGTCGAGCTGGGCGTTGATGTCCTCGAGCCGTTTTTCCAGCTCCGGAACCAGCACCTGCGAACGGCTGCGGGTCTCGGCGAAGCTCAGCTTGCAGAACTCGATGCCCGTGCAGGCCATGAGGTTGCGCCGCCAGTGTGACGGCTGCGCCGGCAGGCCCAGCGCGTCCAGGCCGTCACGCAGCTCGTCGAGCTTGTCGTCGGGGACGTCGAGAATGATCAGCTTCTGATACGGCGTGAACCGGATCCGGTCGCTGCCCGCGGCCTCGGCCAGATCGGCCACCTTGGTCAGGATGGTGCCCGAAACGCGGCCCGCGATCGGTGCGACGCCGACGGCGTTCAAGCCGTTCTTCAGCTTCTGCACGCCGACGTGGTCGATCGGGCGGGTGACCGGGATCGGCGCGGGCCCGTCTATCAGCTTGCGCTTCAGATACTCGTCTTCGAGCACCTGACGGAACTTCTCCACGCCCCAGTCCTTGATCAGGAACTTCAGCCGGGCCTTGGACCGCAGCCGTCGGTATCCGTAGTCGCGGAAGACGCTGACCACGCCCTCCCACACGTCGGGCACCTCGTCGAGTGGAACCCAGGCACCGACCCGCTGGCCGAGCATCGGGTTGGTGGACAGGCCGCCGCCGACCCACAGGTCGAAGCCGGGTCCGTGTTCGGGGTGCTCGACGCCGATGAACGCCACGTCGTTGACCTCGTGCACGACATCCTGCAGACCCGAGATCGCGGTCTTGAACTTGCGCGGCAGGTTCGAGTACTCGGGCTTGTTGATGTAGCGCTCGACGATCTCGTGAATCGCCGGAGTTCCGTCGATCACCTCGTCTAGGGACTCGCCGGCCAGCGGCGAGCCGAGAACGACGCGAGGGCAGTCGCCGCACGCCTCGGTGGTCTGGAGTCCGACCTCGTCGAGCCGCCGCCAGATCTCGGGCATGTTCTCGACCTCGATCCAGTGGTACTGGATGTTCTGCCGGTCGGAGATGTCGGCGGTGTCGCGCGCGAACTCGGTGGAGATGCCGCCCAGCGTGCGCAGCGCGGCCGCGGTCAGGGCACCGCCGTCGCTGCGGACGCGCAGCATGAAGTACTCGTCCTCGAGCATGTCGGTGTTCTCGTCACCGGTCCAGGTGCCGTCATAGCCCGGCTTGCGCTGGGTGTACAGACCCCACCACCGGAAACGGCCACGCAGGTCACCCTTGTCGATCGACTCGAAGCCGTTCTTGGCGTAGATGCTCTCGATACGCGCCCGCACGTTGAGCGGGTTGTCGTCCTTCTTGGACTGTTCGTTCGGGTTGAGCGGCTCGCGGTATCCGAGCGCCCACTGACCCTCGCCACGCGGGCGCTTGACAGGCTTGGACTTTGATTCGGCTGTTGTCATGTGGTTTGGCTCCTTCGTGGAGCCGGACCGCGCGTCTCACCGGTGGGCTGACCGGCGGCGCAGATCCGGCGGCCAGCTGTAAGTACAGGTGGGCAGGTCAGCGCGTCAGGGCAGACAACAACAGGTACAGACGCGCTTGAAGTCGACGTGACGCCGCACCACCAGCGATACGCGGTGGGGGAAGATGCGGCCGGACTTCACGTTGCCAATTGTGCCACGAACACCGACAAAGGCCCTAACCGGGCCAGATTTGCGCTCACCGTGAGCAAAAGGCGCTATCTGGGAAACTGGGTGCATGACAGTCCCGACGGCAGGCGTGCGCGAGCTGCCCGATCTGGCGCTGACGCCGGGCCGTCCGTTCGGCGTCTACGTCCATGTTCCGTTCTGCGCCGCCCGCTGCGGTTACTGCGACTTCAACACCTATACCCCAGCGGAGCTGGGCGGAACGAATCCCGACAGCTGGCTGGCGGCGCTGCGTGCGGAGC contains:
- a CDS encoding nitrite/sulfite reductase — encoded protein: MTTAESKSKPVKRPRGEGQWALGYREPLNPNEQSKKDDNPLNVRARIESIYAKNGFESIDKGDLRGRFRWWGLYTQRKPGYDGTWTGDENTDMLEDEYFMLRVRSDGGALTAAALRTLGGISTEFARDTADISDRQNIQYHWIEVENMPEIWRRLDEVGLQTTEACGDCPRVVLGSPLAGESLDEVIDGTPAIHEIVERYINKPEYSNLPRKFKTAISGLQDVVHEVNDVAFIGVEHPEHGPGFDLWVGGGLSTNPMLGQRVGAWVPLDEVPDVWEGVVSVFRDYGYRRLRSKARLKFLIKDWGVEKFRQVLEDEYLKRKLIDGPAPIPVTRPIDHVGVQKLKNGLNAVGVAPIAGRVSGTILTKVADLAEAAGSDRIRFTPYQKLIILDVPDDKLDELRDGLDALGLPAQPSHWRRNLMACTGIEFCKLSFAETRSRSQVLVPELEKRLEDINAQLDVPITVNINGCPNSCARIQVADIGFKGQMVDDGDGPEEGFQVHLGGSLGLDSGFGRKLRQHKVLSTELADYIERVVRNFVKHREAGERFATWAVRADEADLR
- a CDS encoding sirohydrochlorin chelatase; amino-acid sequence: MRTARVVTVPAPIGRPTLVLAAHGSVDPRSAAVTHAVAGRIRRLRPWLDVRAAFLEKTDPNLRDVLTGLPDGVVVPFLLADAYHARVDIPEMIEQSKARVDQAEVLGEDPALLSVLRQRLSETGVSPDEEGLGVVVAAVGSSNEAANARTGDVACALSAGTRWAGAEVAFATGPRPNVADAVERLRARGARNLVIAPWFLAHGIITDRVAAYAAAHGIPMAEPLGSHNLVAATVLDRFDAMSVVSAAA
- a CDS encoding phosphoadenylyl-sulfate reductase; this encodes MTDLLNEVDLIALAERGAAELEGANADELLRWTDENFGGNYVVASNMQDAVLVDMAAKVRPGVDVLFLDTGYHFVETIGTRDAVEAVYDINVVNVTPENSVAKQDELFGKDLFAREPSECCRMRKVEPLSKALRGYSAWVTGIRRVEAPTRANAPLISWDKAFGLVKINPIAAWSDEDMQAYIDANDVLVNPLVFEGYPSIGCAPCTAKPVEGADPRSGRWAGQTKTECGLHAS
- a CDS encoding Ms4527A family Cys-rich leader peptide gives rise to the protein MHPVSQIAPFAHGERKSGPVRAFVGVRGTIGNVKSGRIFPHRVSLVVRRHVDFKRVCTCCCLP